The genomic region ATCGGTGATGTAAATGGTCCAGTAATCCGTTAGCGGCCGATCCAGGGCCAGGAGGACGCACACCACGCCCAGATATCGCCAGGAGCGAAGGTCCTCCACCCACGGCTCCTCGATCCCGGGGAGCAGGCGCGGGACCAGCGGGGGGTGCAGGGTGATCGCAGCGGCCTCGCATGGCTCCGTGATCCCATCGACCCGGACTCCCGCCACACGGCGGTTTGAGACCACAACTTCCTGGACCGGGGAGCGGAGTCGGATCTCGCCCCCCGCAGCCTCGATCGCCTGAGCCATCGCCCGGATCAGCGTCATATGGCCCCCGACCAGATAGCCCGCCATCTCTCGCTGCGAGACCCCACTACGGGTAGAGCGGGTTCGGATCAGGCGCGCCCAGATATAGGTGGCGGGGAGATCCTCGAAGCGGCCATCGAATTTGGCCCGGAGCATCGGCCGCCAGAGGTGGTGAAATGCGCGTCGTCCTCCCCAGCGGGTCAACCACTCCTCGACGCTGATCTCCTCCAGACGATGCCAGTCGCGATGGAAATAGGCGGCCAGGATCGTCAGGCCCAGGCGCGCGCGATCTATTGCGCGCAGGAGCGGGAAGGCCATGAAATCCCGCAGCGTCGTCATCGGATACAGGCGACCTTCATGGAAAAACGCCGAGCCTGTAGCCCGGAAGCGGAGCCGATCCGCGATCCCCAGCTCTGCGGCCAGCTCCTGCATATGGGTATCGCTGGAGAGGATCGTGTGATAGAAACGATCGATCTCCACATCGCCCAGTCGGATGGTCCCGGCCAGGCCACCGATCTGATCGCTGGCTTCATACAGAACCACCGAATGCCCGGCCCGGCTCAAAAAATACCCCAGGCTCACGCCGACAATCCCGCCGCCGATCACTGCAACACGCATCGCATCCTTTTTCCTCTCCCTCCAGTTGGTTTCATGCCCGATGGGGAATGGGCGATCACATTGCACGCCCGTTGTCCTCATCTTTATGCGCTCCGGGCGATCAGGCTAACCCCCAGGGCGATCAGCAGAACTCCAGCGATCCGAATCGGGTTCAGGGCCTCACCGAACACAAGATAAGAGGCCAGGAGGATCAGCACGTAGTTCAAGCCAGCGAAAGGATAGGCAACGCTTAAATCCAGCCGCGATAGCGCCGTCAGCCAGAACAGGCTGCCGCCCAGATACAGGCTCATCCCGACGACCACCCACGGGTTGGCGATCAGCTGCAGGATCAGATCAGGGAACCCGTGCAGACTCAAGGTCACCGGCCCGATCACCCGCATGCCCTGCTTCAGAAGGATCTGGCCCACAACGGCGCAAACGATGCTGACCAGCAGATAAGCCAGCGCCCCTTTCATACGGAAGCCTCCGATCTGGAAGAGATCCGCCCGGAGGATAAGGGATATCGGATGATCTCCGATTGCGTGCTCAGAGCGGCCAGGATCTCCATTGGGTTCTTACCTGGATGGGAAGTGGGAAGGAATCGGGGCGGGCCGACCGGAGCGGATCAGACGGGCCATCAACCGCAGGTGGTCCAGGATGGTGCGCAGGATTTTCATCTTGGAGCGCCCGAAGCGGCGGACGCGCAAAGTGGTGGGATATTCCGCTACACGGAACCCCGCGCGGATCGCCCTGGCCATGATCTCGGCTACCGCCACATAACCATTCGATTCAACGGACATCGCCTCTACGACCTGACGCCGATAGGCGCGGAACAACGCCGTATAGGTGCGGACCGGTGACCGGAGGATGAGCCGGTAAAGGAAGGAGGCGCCGAAGCTGAAAACCTGCCGCCATGGGGGCACCCCCTCGATCCCGCCGCCTGGATGATAGGGCGAGGCAGTGACCAGATCCACATCCTCTCGCAGATATTGAAGAAGGCGAGGGATTTCCGCGAAGGGATAGGTTCCATCGCTGTCCGTGGTGATAACGATCTCTCCCCGGGCGGCATGGAACCCGGTTCGCAAGGCTGCCCCCAGGCCAAGGTTGCGGGGGTGAGCCAGGATGCGGACGAAGGGTGAATCCGCGAAGACTACCTGCAGGAGAGCTCCGGTGCCATCCGTGCTCCCATCATCCACAAAGATGACCTCCACGCCGCCATCGGCCATCAGCTGCTCGATGACGGGCTGGAGCGCCTCCCGCAGCTGGGGGATGCCTTCCGCTTCGTTGTAACATGGGATGAGCAGCGTATATCGGATCGTGTCGAACAAGAGCGTATCCCTCCGCATTCGGATAGAGGGAAATCAACCGCTCACGGGCGGTGGGAAAGCCGGGGCGATTGAGTGGCCTGCATGATCTCCCGACGCAAGGACTCCCATCGTTCCAGCTCGGCCAGCAAGGATCGCAGGCAGAGCCCCTCCTCATCCTCGCCTTCTTTTATAAGACGAGCGATCTCCAGGCGGATCGCCCGCAATCTCTCCTCAATCCATTGATGATCCATTCTTGCCCTCCATCTCCATCACAGCGATTGGGAAACATCCATATCCATCTCCCAGCCATTCGGGGATTCGCTAAGCCGGGGTCCTCCACATCATCTCGATTTCCTGAAGCTGTTTCGTTCCATCGAATCGGCCCAGGCCCGGCTCGCGCTGAACCCGTAGTCCTCCGTGGGGCACCAGGACGGCCGGACAGTCGATGTGGCGGATCCAGTAAAGGCCCGCAGGAAGCGCGTTGTAAAGCGGGAGGTCCGGGAGGGGCTCATCGAAAGCCAGTCGGATCATGTAATACGGCATGTTACAGCCTGCCCGAGTATAGAAATACGTGGTGGTGAAGAAGCGCCCCGCGTTGATCTCCGTCGGGAAGAGGTTCCCGTGCTCATCTTCCATCAGATCCACACTGAACACCCCCGTGGCCTGTGGATCTACAGCCTGCACGCATCGAGCGGCCACTTCGTTTACCCGCTCGTCATGCACTGTCACCGTCACCGCGCTGGTGCCGGTGCGGCCGGAGGGTGCCAGATGGGGATAGATGTATTCGATCCGCTGACGCCCCTGGGAGACGATGAGCTTTCCATCTTTCCAGAGGGATTGCCAGGCGAACTCCCGACCCGAGAAATACGGCTGGGCGATGAACGCCCAGTTCACCCCGCGGGATCGCCAGTAAGCGACCCAGTGGATCCCGGTCTCGATCCGCTCCACCAGGGTGGCCCCTCGAGCCCCCGCGCCTTCCCGCGCCCGAAGCCATAGAGGAAGCCCGATGATCTCCACGGCCCGCTCCAGATCCTCAGGGGTCTCAATAGGCACTGTGGGGAAGGTGTGAATCCCGGCCTCCCGCCAGCGCTCTGCCGAAGCCTGCTTGTCCTGCAGCAGCCGGATCGTTTCCTTTCGAGGAAGGAACACCCGGGCCGGAAACCGTTCCCGGTTTTCCGAGAGGACCCGGACCTCCACATCCGGCTGGGCGTGGATGAGATCGATCCGCTCCCGTTCCACGATCTCGGCGACGGCATCCAGATACTCGGGGTGATCGACCGGCGGCACCAGATAGACGCGGTCCGCCGGCACCCATTCCAGATGAAAAGGGTTCATATCGGTTCCGACGATATACAACGGCTCTGGGGCCTCACGCCATGATCGGATCACATTGATGCCCGGCGGGCCGCCCGCACCCAGAAGCAAGATGCGCTTCACGGAGGATTCCCGGATCATTGGAGCCATCCTTCGTAGGAAGTTGGGATGTCGATCACCCAGGTCTGATGAGAGGCGACCGCTTCGACCAGCACATCGGCCAGCATATCGGCGGTGTGGACGGTGATCCCACGCGCCCCGAAGGCCGTGGCGAGGGCCGGAAGATCCGGGTTCCCCAGGGTGGTTCCCACCGCTTCTCCGAAGCGGGCGACTTGCATTCGGCGGATCAACCCCAGCGCGTTGTCCCGGAGAACCAGGGCGACCACCGGGAGGCCATGACGCACGCTGGTCTCCAGTTCCTGGACGTTCATCAGAAAGCCGCCATCGCCGCTCACCGCCACCACCGGATCTTCCGGTCGGGCCAGTCGGGCCCCCAGGGCCGCCGGGAGGGCAAACCCCATCGCGGAGAGCCCATTGGAGAACAGGATCTGCTGGCGACTCCGGATCGGGTAGGTGAGGCCCATGGCGTACTTGTTCAGTCCCACGTCAACCGTAAGCACAGCGTGGTCCGGGAGGACCTGGGCCAGCGTCCGGGTGATGGCGGCCGGGGAGAGCGGCGCGGATTCCAGCTGAGGCTGTTGGAGAGGACGTTGCATCGCCTCCCGGACCGCGGAAACCTCCAGCCAGGGCCGGCGTCCGGAGGTGGCCATCGCCGTCAGGTCCTCCAGGATCGCGGCCACGTCCCCCGCGAGGGTGAGATCCGCGTGCAGGAGATGGCTTTCGGATTCGAAGACGCTATCTATACATATGACCCGCTTGTGATTCCCCACCATCCAGAGGCTGGGCTTCACGCCCTCCACCTCATCGTAGCCGATGGTGAGGATCAAATCACAGGCTGTGAACAATCCCATCAACTCCCCCCGGGCATGCCGGCTGATCACCCCCAGGCAAAGGGGATGATCCTCCGGCAATGCCCCCTTGCCCATGTAGGTGGTCAGGGTAGGGATCTGATAAGCTTCTACAAAGCGGCGCAGGGAATCCAGCGCCCGGGCGCGTATTGGAAGATTGCCAACCAGGAGGATGGGGGCCTGGGCTTCCTGCAACCACATGGCGGCCTGTTGCAGAGCCCGAGGATCGGGACGGGCATGCAGTGCCGAGGGACGTCCGGGGAGTTCCCCGCCCAGATTGAAAAGAAAGCATTCGCGCTCCAGAACGTTCACTGGGAGGCTGAGATGAACGGGCCCCGGCCGTTCGGATCGGGCGACCTGGAAAGCATACTGCAGCGCAGCGGGGATGAGCTCCGGATCCCGGATCACCGCGCTCCACTTCGTGATCGGCTGAAAAAAGGCGGCGAGATCCACATATTGATGGACGCCCGGCCGCATCTGGTCTGTGGGCACCTGATCGGATAGCGCCACCACAGGGGAGCGATCCAGCATCGCGTTGGCCAGGCCGGTGGCGAGGTTGGTCGCTCCAGGGCCCAGGGTGGAAAAGCAGACGCCCGGGCGGCGTGCCAGTCGACCGTAGGCATCTGCCATAAACGCGGCGGCCTGCTCATGGCGCACGGTGAGGAAACGGATCGAGCTCCCCCGCAAGGCTTCGAAGAACGCCACCTCATCCCCGGGCAGGCCGAAGATCACCGAGACGCCCTGTTGCTGCAGGCTTTCGACCAGAAGGGCCGCTCCGTTCATAAGATCTGCTCCTTGTCTTTATCAGGATGGCAGGGGGATTCGCCCCATGGCCTCCTGCACAAGTCGGCCGATGGTTTCCGACCTTCGATAATGTTGTCCGAAGCGGGGCGGCGATTGCCCCAGGATCGCGGCGATCCGCTCCGCCGCGTGGCCGTCGCCGAACAGGGGTGGCCGTGGCCCGGCCGGTCGGAAGAACTGCCACCCCTCCAGGATCCGGCGAGGATCCGTGCCGACCAGGCGGTTCCACCCCACCTCCACGGTCTCCATCAGCTCCGTTTCCTCCCGCAGGGTGAGACAGGGAACGCCCAGGAAATAGGCTTCCCGCTGCACCCCTCCCGAATCGGTGAGGATCATCCGGGCGTGGGCCTCCAGGGCCAGCATGTCCAGGTAGCCCACCGGTTCGAGCATTCGAATATGCGGCCCCGCCTGCAGGCCGTAACGGGCGATGGCCTGGCGGGTTCGAGGGTGGACAGGGAAGAGGATGGGCTCCGGGATCGCATTTAGCCCGGAGAGGATCCCGGCCAGGCGCTGCGGATTATCCGTGTTGCCGGCTCGATGGACAGTGACCAGCAGGTAGCTCCGGGGCTCTACATGCAGTCGCCCCAGCAGATCCAAAGCGCGTTCCATGGCCCGGGGAAGATAAATGCGCACGGCATCCAGCATGACATCTCCCACAAAGAAAACCCCCTCCGTGATCCCCTCGCGGGCCAGATGCTTCACCGCGCGGCGGGTGATGCAGAAGTGAAGATCCGCCAGCCGATCGGCCACCAGCCGGTTGATTTCCTCCGGCATGAACTTGTTGAAGCTGCGTTCGCCCGCCTCGATGTGGACCAGGGGGATGTGCAATTTGGCTGCCGCCAGCGCCCCAGCCAGGGTCGAATTGGTGTCCCCACGCACGATCACCAGATCGGGCCGTTCCCGGAGCAGGACTTCCTCCAGACGGGCCATCATCTCGCCGGTTTGACGCCCATGGGGGCCAGAGCCCACCCCCAGGTGGTAATCCGGAGCGGGCAGGTTCAGGTCCTCGAAAAAAACGCGGGACATCGCGTCGTCATAGTGCTGGCCCGTATGGACCAGCACCTCGCGGTGTTCTCGACGCAGGGCGAAGCTGACCGGCGCGGCCTGGATGAATTCGGGACGGGCGCCGACGACGGATACGATCTTCATGGGTTCGCTCCGGCAGGGGTGGGGATCCGGTGCGGGCGAAGGACGGGAGCCGGGCTGTTATAAAGCAGCAGGCGGATGCGTTCCGCCAGCTGGATCGCCCGGAGGCCGTCCATGGCGGAAACTGTGGGGGCCTGACCGCTTCGGACGCAATCCACAAAGTGCTGGAGCTCCAGCGCGAGGGGCTCGGCCATCGGGATCCCGATCCGCTCCATCCATCCTTCCTGGCGATATTTCACCGGCTGGCCGTCGTTGGTGAAGCTGGGGATCGTGTAGCGGTAGACGGTAATCCCCTTGTTCAGGAGGTCCGCCTCGATATAGGCCTCGGCGGCCGTGATCTCGATGGCGCGGATCTTCTGTTCGGTGACACGGGAGGCGAACAGGGTGGCGACCTCTCCCCCCGGGAACTCCATCGTCAGCACCGCGTAATCCACCGCGTCGGAGAAAACCGGACGTCCGACCGGATAGATTCGGGCGGGGGCTGAGCCGATCAGGTCGATCGCCAGGTCCAGATCGTGGATCATAAGATCCAGGATCACATCGGCGTCCTGGTTGCTGACCGCATAGGGGCTCAGGCGGCGGAAGATCAGGCTGATGGGGTGCATGGTTTCGAGGATGGCCTTGAGCTCGATGTAGACCGGGTTGAATCGCTCAATATGGCCAACCTGCACCAGGACACCCCGGCGTCGAGCGGCTTCGCAGATGGCCATCGCTTCCACTGTGGAGGTGGCCATCGGCTTCTCGATCAGGACCGCCACACCCCGTTCGATGAGCTCCAGGGCGATCTCCGCATGGGTAGGGGTTGGGGTGGCGATGATCGCAGCCTCTATATGGGCTGCCAGATCCTGTAGGGTGGGGAAGGCGGTGGTCTCATAGCGGGCAGCAACCTCCAGCGCCCGTTCCCGACACTGGTCATAGATGCCCACCAGCTCGACGCCCCACAGGGACTGGAGCACGCGGCAATGGCGTTCCCCCATGGAACCGACGCCTACAACTCCAGCTCGCACGGCTTTCATCTCATCCCCCTGACAGGTCCTCGATGGCGGCGTTCACGGCTTCGACCACATAGCGGGTCTCCTCATCCTGAAGGGCTGGGTGGATGGGGAGGGATAGAACCTCGCGCGCCGCAGCTTCCGCCGCCGGGAGGAAATCGTTGTAACCCAGCCGCTGGTAAAGCGGCTGACGGTAAACCGGGATGGGGTAATGGATCCCGGTCTCAACCCCGGCCTCTTTCAGACGCTTGCGGATCGCATCCCGCATCCCGGGGGCGAGGCGCACGGTGTAAAGGTGGTAGACCGGCGTGCTGTTCGGGGTGGTCTCCACAGGATTTACCCCGCGGAGGTGCTGATCGTAGAACGCCGCGATGGCGCGGCGGCGGGCGTTCCAGGCCTCTATGTGCTCCAGCTGGCCGATCCCCAGAACAGCCTGGAGCTCCGTCATCCGGAAGTTCAGGCCCAGGATCTCGTGCACATACTTGGCCGACTGGCCGTGATCCCGCAGCATGCGGAGGCGACGGGCCAGTTGAGGATCATGCGTGGTGATCATCCCGCCTTCGCCGGTGGTGATGTTTTTGGTAGCGTAAAAGGAGAAGCATCCGATGCCGAAGGAGCCCACCGGCCGCCCCCGATACAGCGCGCCGGGCGCATGGGCGGCATCTTCGATCAGGGCGAGGCCATAGCGGGCCGCCAGCTCGGTGAAGACCTCCATATCGCAGGGGTTCCCGTAAAGATGCACCAGGACGATCGCCCGGGTCCGGGGCGTGATCCGCCGCTCCACCTCCTCGGGATCCAGGTTCAATGTGGAGGGCTGGATATCGGCGAAGACCGGCCGGGCGCCCAGGAACAGGATCGTGTTAGAGGTGGCGGCAAAGGTGAAGGGCGTGGTGATCACTTCATCCTCCGGGCCGATCCCCAGGGCCATCAGGGTCAGAAGCAGGGCGGCGGTTCCGTTCGATACAGCGATTGCGAATGGAACCTCCACCCACTCGGCGAACCGCTCTTCGAATTCCAGCACCCGCAACCCCTGAGCCAGCTGCCCGGAGTCCAGCACCTCCAGGAGAGCCTGTCGGGTCGCTTCGTCAAACAACGGGCGAGCCATCGGGATTTTCACGGTTGCGCTCGGGGATGCGGGGATGATTCGATCGGCAAGTCCGGCCGATAACACGGTCATTTCGCCCCTGGGCCTCGCGTTTCTGGCTTTCACTGTAAGCGGGGCGGGTTGGGAGGCCGTAAGCAGGGGGTTAGAAGGCGGTAATCCGTGGGTTTCAGGGGATGAGGCCATCGGGGGGAAGGGGAGGCAATCGAGGGAAGGGGCCATGAAACCATGGGCAGGCCCTCCGGCCTCATGGATCATCCAATCTCCCGGATTGGTTCTCCCGTTTTCTAACCCGCCCCTCTCCCGCCTCTAACCCGGAGAAGATGCAATGGAGGCGGAGGGAAGGCGATGAACATCCTGATGGTGCTCCCTTATCCGCCCTC from Thermoflexus sp. harbors:
- a CDS encoding NAD(P)/FAD-dependent oxidoreductase; the protein is MRVAVIGGGIVGVSLGYFLSRAGHSVVLYEASDQIGGLAGTIRLGDVEIDRFYHTILSSDTHMQELAAELGIADRLRFRATGSAFFHEGRLYPMTTLRDFMAFPLLRAIDRARLGLTILAAYFHRDWHRLEEISVEEWLTRWGGRRAFHHLWRPMLRAKFDGRFEDLPATYIWARLIRTRSTRSGVSQREMAGYLVGGHMTLIRAMAQAIEAAGGEIRLRSPVQEVVVSNRRVAGVRVDGITEPCEAAAITLHPPLVPRLLPGIEEPWVEDLRSWRYLGVVCVLLALDRPLTDYWTIYITDESVPFTGVIETTHYIDPADVGGYHLIYLPKYVAWDSPWLQRSDSEILEAWLEHLQRMFPTFRPEWIRHARVHRERYVEPLFHQGQWRRIPPLAPPLRGLFLVNLTQIYPALTNGESLTRHARRAAEEIQKRMAEEGENPARFFMP
- a CDS encoding EamA family transporter, coding for MKGALAYLLVSIVCAVVGQILLKQGMRVIGPVTLSLHGFPDLILQLIANPWVVVGMSLYLGGSLFWLTALSRLDLSVAYPFAGLNYVLILLASYLVFGEALNPIRIAGVLLIALGVSLIARSA
- a CDS encoding glycosyltransferase; its protein translation is MFDTIRYTLLIPCYNEAEGIPQLREALQPVIEQLMADGGVEVIFVDDGSTDGTGALLQVVFADSPFVRILAHPRNLGLGAALRTGFHAARGEIVITTDSDGTYPFAEIPRLLQYLREDVDLVTASPYHPGGGIEGVPPWRQVFSFGASFLYRLILRSPVRTYTALFRAYRRQVVEAMSVESNGYVAVAEIMARAIRAGFRVAEYPTTLRVRRFGRSKMKILRTILDHLRLMARLIRSGRPAPIPSHFPSR
- a CDS encoding thiamine pyrophosphate-binding protein, translated to MNGAALLVESLQQQGVSVIFGLPGDEVAFFEALRGSSIRFLTVRHEQAAAFMADAYGRLARRPGVCFSTLGPGATNLATGLANAMLDRSPVVALSDQVPTDQMRPGVHQYVDLAAFFQPITKWSAVIRDPELIPAALQYAFQVARSERPGPVHLSLPVNVLERECFLFNLGGELPGRPSALHARPDPRALQQAAMWLQEAQAPILLVGNLPIRARALDSLRRFVEAYQIPTLTTYMGKGALPEDHPLCLGVISRHARGELMGLFTACDLILTIGYDEVEGVKPSLWMVGNHKRVICIDSVFESESHLLHADLTLAGDVAAILEDLTAMATSGRRPWLEVSAVREAMQRPLQQPQLESAPLSPAAITRTLAQVLPDHAVLTVDVGLNKYAMGLTYPIRSRQQILFSNGLSAMGFALPAALGARLARPEDPVVAVSGDGGFLMNVQELETSVRHGLPVVALVLRDNALGLIRRMQVARFGEAVGTTLGNPDLPALATAFGARGITVHTADMLADVLVEAVASHQTWVIDIPTSYEGWLQ
- the wecB gene encoding non-hydrolyzing UDP-N-acetylglucosamine 2-epimerase, whose amino-acid sequence is MKIVSVVGARPEFIQAAPVSFALRREHREVLVHTGQHYDDAMSRVFFEDLNLPAPDYHLGVGSGPHGRQTGEMMARLEEVLLRERPDLVIVRGDTNSTLAGALAAAKLHIPLVHIEAGERSFNKFMPEEINRLVADRLADLHFCITRRAVKHLAREGITEGVFFVGDVMLDAVRIYLPRAMERALDLLGRLHVEPRSYLLVTVHRAGNTDNPQRLAGILSGLNAIPEPILFPVHPRTRQAIARYGLQAGPHIRMLEPVGYLDMLALEAHARMILTDSGGVQREAYFLGVPCLTLREETELMETVEVGWNRLVGTDPRRILEGWQFFRPAGPRPPLFGDGHAAERIAAILGQSPPRFGQHYRRSETIGRLVQEAMGRIPLPS
- a CDS encoding Gfo/Idh/MocA family oxidoreductase; this translates as MKAVRAGVVGVGSMGERHCRVLQSLWGVELVGIYDQCRERALEVAARYETTAFPTLQDLAAHIEAAIIATPTPTHAEIALELIERGVAVLIEKPMATSTVEAMAICEAARRRGVLVQVGHIERFNPVYIELKAILETMHPISLIFRRLSPYAVSNQDADVILDLMIHDLDLAIDLIGSAPARIYPVGRPVFSDAVDYAVLTMEFPGGEVATLFASRVTEQKIRAIEITAAEAYIEADLLNKGITVYRYTIPSFTNDGQPVKYRQEGWMERIGIPMAEPLALELQHFVDCVRSGQAPTVSAMDGLRAIQLAERIRLLLYNSPAPVLRPHRIPTPAGANP
- a CDS encoding DegT/DnrJ/EryC1/StrS family aminotransferase produces the protein MARPLFDEATRQALLEVLDSGQLAQGLRVLEFEERFAEWVEVPFAIAVSNGTAALLLTLMALGIGPEDEVITTPFTFAATSNTILFLGARPVFADIQPSTLNLDPEEVERRITPRTRAIVLVHLYGNPCDMEVFTELAARYGLALIEDAAHAPGALYRGRPVGSFGIGCFSFYATKNITTGEGGMITTHDPQLARRLRMLRDHGQSAKYVHEILGLNFRMTELQAVLGIGQLEHIEAWNARRRAIAAFYDQHLRGVNPVETTPNSTPVYHLYTVRLAPGMRDAIRKRLKEAGVETGIHYPIPVYRQPLYQRLGYNDFLPAAEAAAREVLSLPIHPALQDEETRYVVEAVNAAIEDLSGG